A genomic region of Halogeometricum rufum contains the following coding sequences:
- a CDS encoding DUF7410 domain-containing protein: MNQTQIQPETALEPDETPVSTCPYCERPFRTDRLRVLHVGEAHADEWTPADRAAYEAAREEEEDDLFLYHLKVVAALGSVYAAFVILGIVGFSIAG, encoded by the coding sequence ATGAACCAGACACAGATACAGCCCGAAACCGCCCTCGAACCGGACGAGACGCCCGTCTCGACCTGTCCGTACTGCGAGCGACCGTTCCGAACCGACCGGCTCCGCGTCCTCCACGTCGGCGAGGCGCACGCCGACGAGTGGACGCCCGCGGACCGGGCCGCCTACGAGGCGGCGCGCGAGGAGGAGGAGGACGACCTGTTCCTCTACCACCTGAAGGTGGTCGCGGCGCTCGGAAGCGTCTACGCCGCGTTCGTCATCCTCGGCATCGTCGGCTTCAGCATCGCCGGCTGA
- a CDS encoding cytochrome C oxidase subunit IV family protein: MNTKLYTAIYVVLFVSATIQVLVEFAGFAYWTAFGLIMVLSAMKAVLVAAYFQHLRWEPRSLTYLVGIGLAAALALTFAASYSIL, translated from the coding sequence ATGAACACGAAACTGTACACGGCAATCTACGTGGTGTTGTTCGTCTCGGCGACGATTCAGGTGCTGGTCGAGTTCGCCGGGTTCGCGTACTGGACGGCGTTCGGTCTCATCATGGTGCTGTCGGCGATGAAGGCGGTGCTCGTCGCCGCCTACTTCCAGCACCTGCGGTGGGAACCGCGCTCTCTCACGTACCTCGTCGGTATCGGCCTCGCGGCGGCGTTGGCGCTCACGTTCGCGGCGTCGTACTCCATCCTGTGA
- a CDS encoding cbb3-type cytochrome c oxidase subunit I translates to MGTIRRWFVTTNHKDVGILYIVTSLFFLVLGGVLAWLLRVQLWAPRTPTTTVLEPLAYNQAVSAHGLIMVFWFLSPFAFGFANYVVPLQIGAKDLAFPRLNALSYWLYLFSGILFGVSFFQGGTFAGGWTMYAPLNVPTFTPDVGASTAVLALVLFVASVTVSSVNFLTSMHTMRAEGLTLRRLPLFTWSILLTVWMMLFAFAALLAALIILSSDRLLGTTYFALESPAGSMLWAHLFWFFGHPEVYIVFFPALGVMAEVFQTFTGRRIVGRKWFIAAMVLVALQSFVVWMHHMFLTTINLQIKTLFMITTIGISLPFDLMVFALIYTMLKGKIRFTTPFLFVFGALLLFIIGGITGVFLGAIVLDYEFRGTYWVVAHFHYVMVGGVTALVGGLYYWFPKITGRMYDEFLGKLHFGIYFVGFNLLYFPLFVAWETPRRVFDYSAGLQIWHQLATVGAFVLGLSFVVMFYNLTKSAFSGEPVGDCPWEFATTAEWAVPSPPPLENFPGLPTYRDGSLRFRGESSASADGGAATDGGEAEAATDGGETTTDESRASSDVRSDGGVATATATPPDAHHDEEHASHASIWPFVVGLGVFFLFFGLSGLRDAAFPEGAMGSVYLGATVLGGTVTLGSLVFMALEPFHGPELVEGEAWPFGGLEYGKVGMWIFLASDVVLFGGFVGAYVFTRVAFGWTAWEPIPSNPVPGLVNTYLLLTSSFTVVLALVAAEKRSRWGVVASLVTTFVLGVGFLVNKGIEWNHLFHEGLGLSTNIRASTFFLTTGLHAAHVVVGLIVTLYLVARAWRGAYLDDASSVEYFGLYWHFVDIVWLFLFPLFYIL, encoded by the coding sequence ATGGGGACGATTCGCCGGTGGTTCGTCACGACCAACCACAAGGACGTCGGCATCCTCTACATCGTCACGTCGCTGTTCTTCCTCGTCCTCGGCGGCGTCCTCGCGTGGTTGCTCCGCGTCCAACTGTGGGCGCCGCGGACGCCGACGACGACGGTGCTCGAACCGCTGGCGTACAATCAGGCCGTCTCCGCGCACGGGCTCATCATGGTGTTCTGGTTCCTCTCGCCGTTCGCGTTCGGCTTCGCCAACTACGTCGTCCCCCTCCAGATAGGGGCGAAGGACCTCGCGTTCCCCCGTCTGAACGCGCTGTCGTACTGGCTCTACCTGTTCTCGGGCATCCTGTTCGGCGTCTCCTTCTTCCAGGGCGGCACGTTCGCCGGCGGGTGGACGATGTACGCGCCGTTGAACGTCCCCACGTTCACGCCGGACGTGGGGGCGAGCACGGCGGTGTTGGCGCTCGTCCTGTTCGTCGCCAGCGTCACCGTCTCGTCGGTGAACTTCCTCACCTCGATGCACACGATGCGGGCGGAGGGGTTGACGCTCAGGCGGTTGCCCCTGTTCACGTGGTCCATCCTGCTCACCGTCTGGATGATGCTGTTCGCGTTCGCCGCCCTACTGGCGGCGCTCATCATCCTCTCGTCGGACCGACTGCTCGGGACCACCTACTTCGCGCTGGAGTCGCCTGCCGGGTCGATGCTGTGGGCGCACCTGTTCTGGTTCTTCGGCCACCCCGAGGTGTACATCGTCTTCTTCCCCGCCCTCGGCGTGATGGCGGAGGTGTTCCAGACGTTCACCGGTCGGCGCATCGTCGGGCGCAAGTGGTTCATCGCGGCGATGGTGCTCGTCGCCCTGCAGAGCTTCGTCGTCTGGATGCACCACATGTTCCTGACGACCATCAACCTCCAGATAAAGACGCTGTTCATGATAACCACCATCGGCATCTCGCTGCCGTTCGACCTGATGGTGTTCGCGCTCATCTACACGATGCTGAAGGGGAAGATACGCTTCACCACGCCGTTCCTGTTCGTGTTCGGCGCGCTGTTGCTGTTCATCATCGGGGGAATCACGGGCGTCTTCCTCGGGGCCATCGTCTTGGACTACGAGTTCCGCGGCACCTACTGGGTGGTCGCGCACTTCCACTACGTGATGGTCGGCGGGGTGACGGCGCTGGTCGGCGGCCTCTACTACTGGTTCCCGAAGATAACGGGCCGGATGTACGACGAGTTCCTCGGGAAACTCCACTTCGGAATCTACTTCGTCGGCTTCAACCTGCTCTACTTCCCGCTGTTCGTCGCCTGGGAGACGCCTCGCCGCGTGTTCGACTACTCCGCCGGCCTCCAGATATGGCACCAACTCGCCACCGTCGGCGCGTTCGTCCTCGGCCTCTCGTTCGTCGTCATGTTCTACAACCTGACGAAGAGCGCGTTCTCCGGCGAACCCGTCGGCGACTGCCCCTGGGAGTTCGCGACGACGGCGGAGTGGGCCGTCCCCTCGCCGCCGCCGTTGGAGAACTTCCCCGGACTGCCGACGTATCGCGACGGGTCGCTCCGCTTCCGCGGCGAGTCGTCGGCGTCGGCGGACGGCGGGGCGGCGACGGACGGCGGAGAGGCCGAAGCGGCGACGGACGGCGGTGAGACGACCACCGACGAGTCCCGAGCCTCGTCGGACGTTCGGTCCGACGGCGGCGTCGCGACGGCGACGGCGACGCCGCCGGACGCCCACCACGACGAAGAACACGCGAGTCACGCCAGCATCTGGCCGTTCGTCGTCGGCCTCGGCGTCTTCTTCCTGTTCTTCGGGCTCTCGGGCCTCCGCGACGCCGCCTTCCCGGAGGGTGCGATGGGGAGCGTCTACCTCGGGGCCACCGTCCTCGGCGGCACCGTCACCCTCGGGTCGCTCGTCTTCATGGCGCTGGAACCGTTCCACGGGCCCGAACTCGTCGAGGGCGAGGCGTGGCCGTTCGGGGGACTGGAGTACGGCAAGGTGGGGATGTGGATATTCCTCGCCAGCGACGTGGTGCTGTTCGGCGGGTTCGTCGGCGCGTACGTCTTCACGCGCGTCGCGTTCGGGTGGACGGCGTGGGAGCCGATTCCCTCGAACCCCGTGCCCGGACTGGTGAACACCTACCTGCTCCTGACGAGCAGTTTCACCGTCGTGTTGGCCCTCGTCGCCGCGGAGAAGCGGAGTCGGTGGGGGGTGGTCGCCAGCCTCGTCACGACGTTCGTCCTCGGCGTGGGCTTCCTCGTCAACAAGGGCATCGAGTGGAACCACCTGTTCCACGAGGGACTGGGCCTCTCGACGAACATCCGCGCGTCGACGTTCTTCCTCACGACGGGCCTGCACGCCGCGCACGTCGTCGTGGGGCTAATCGTGACGCTCTACCTCGTCGCGCGCGCCTGGCGGGGGGCGTACCTCGACGACGCCAGTTCGGTGGAGTACTTCGGGCTCTACTGGCACTTCGTGGACATCGTCTGGCTGTTCCTGTTCCCGCTGTTCTACATCCTGTGA
- the coxB gene encoding cytochrome c oxidase subunit II, whose amino-acid sequence MYHGTAGDAVPVLLQSGLVPRGTRAYVFRSIYEVFLLLGAVVAVVVIGYMLYNAYKYRAGNGYDADVDRPVLGELPTGGGGGKKLFTSFLLSTIVVISLVSWTYGTLLFVEEGPQADDTMEVEVEGYQFGWRFTYPNGHTTDGVLRVPENRSVRLVVTSDDVFHNFGIPELRVKTDAIPGQETETWFRANETGTYTAQCYELCGAGHSFMTADVVVMEPEEYESWYASTERNASAENATTEAGA is encoded by the coding sequence ATGTACCACGGTACCGCGGGTGACGCCGTCCCGGTCCTCTTGCAGTCGGGGTTGGTTCCCCGGGGGACACGCGCGTACGTGTTCAGGAGCATCTACGAGGTGTTCCTGCTCCTCGGGGCGGTCGTCGCCGTCGTCGTCATCGGCTACATGCTGTACAACGCGTACAAGTACCGCGCCGGAAACGGATACGACGCGGACGTGGACCGCCCCGTCCTCGGCGAACTCCCGACGGGCGGCGGCGGGGGGAAGAAACTGTTCACCTCCTTCCTCCTGAGTACCATCGTCGTCATCTCGCTCGTCTCGTGGACGTACGGCACCCTCCTGTTCGTCGAGGAGGGGCCGCAGGCCGACGACACGATGGAGGTCGAAGTCGAGGGCTACCAGTTCGGCTGGCGGTTCACCTACCCGAACGGCCACACCACCGACGGCGTCCTGCGGGTGCCGGAGAACCGGTCCGTCCGACTCGTCGTCACCTCCGACGACGTGTTCCACAACTTCGGTATCCCGGAGTTGCGCGTGAAGACGGACGCCATCCCCGGTCAGGAGACGGAGACGTGGTTCCGCGCGAACGAGACGGGCACCTACACCGCGCAGTGTTACGAACTCTGCGGGGCCGGCCACTCGTTCATGACGGCGGACGTCGTCGTGATGGAACCCGAGGAGTACGAATCGTGGTACGCGAGTACCGAACGGAACGCCAGCGCTGAGAACGCCACCACGGAGGCCGGAGCATGA
- a CDS encoding DUF6789 family protein — protein MSGELTERESVGVEETLESFEIPITRNVVLVAMLGGFAGTVLMLPVLVGVPGLLGLFQTEPITQFAGFAGFFGLEPTLALGVLLFGLGGTIVLPLTFLVLGAFLPPAEPRYLRGATFATFFWTGFVPAFWPDAAAVTVVVFLLFSLLAHWVYGLTLGVVLHRTTGIPQHQV, from the coding sequence ATGAGTGGAGAACTCACGGAACGAGAGTCAGTCGGCGTCGAGGAGACGCTGGAGTCGTTCGAGATACCGATAACGAGGAACGTCGTCCTCGTCGCGATGCTCGGCGGCTTCGCCGGGACGGTACTGATGCTGCCGGTACTGGTCGGCGTCCCGGGGCTGTTGGGGCTGTTCCAGACCGAACCGATAACCCAGTTCGCCGGGTTCGCGGGCTTCTTCGGCCTCGAACCGACGCTGGCGCTCGGCGTCCTCCTGTTCGGGTTGGGGGGCACCATCGTCCTGCCGTTGACGTTCCTCGTCCTCGGCGCGTTCCTCCCGCCGGCGGAACCGCGGTACCTCCGCGGCGCGACGTTCGCGACGTTCTTCTGGACGGGGTTCGTCCCGGCCTTCTGGCCCGACGCGGCAGCCGTCACCGTCGTCGTCTTCCTCCTCTTCTCGCTCCTCGCACACTGGGTGTACGGACTGACGCTCGGCGTGGTCCTCCACCGAACGACCGGCATCCCGCAGCATCAGGTCTGA
- the cyaB gene encoding class IV adenylate cyclase: MYEVEVKLPADHEAVRERLVDAGAAHESSVTQRDTYYGAPHRDFAETDEALRVRRETRYPGETTDPDEGDGSETTTKLTYKGPRVDADSKTRTEHETVVGDDESADGVLSGLGFEPVATVEKERDFYRLDGYTVTLDAVTDLGEFVEVETAARSEDEIDAARDGAFAVLRDLGLDPDDQIRTSYLGLLLDD; the protein is encoded by the coding sequence ATGTACGAAGTCGAGGTCAAACTCCCCGCCGACCACGAGGCGGTCCGCGAGCGACTCGTCGACGCGGGCGCGGCCCACGAATCGAGCGTCACGCAGCGTGACACGTACTACGGCGCGCCGCACCGCGACTTCGCGGAGACGGACGAGGCGCTTCGCGTCCGCCGCGAGACGCGGTACCCCGGCGAGACGACCGACCCCGACGAGGGCGACGGGTCGGAGACGACGACGAAACTCACCTACAAGGGACCGCGCGTCGACGCCGACTCGAAGACGCGCACCGAACACGAGACGGTCGTCGGCGACGACGAGAGCGCCGACGGCGTTCTCTCGGGACTCGGCTTCGAACCCGTCGCGACGGTGGAGAAAGAGCGCGACTTCTACCGCCTCGACGGCTACACCGTCACGCTGGACGCGGTGACGGACCTCGGTGAGTTCGTGGAAGTCGAGACGGCGGCGCGGTCCGAAGACGAGATAGACGCCGCGCGCGACGGCGCGTTCGCCGTCCTCCGCGACCTCGGCCTCGACCCGGACGACCAGATTCGCACCTCCTACCTCGGCCTCCTCCTCGACGACTGA
- a CDS encoding methionine adenosyltransferase: MTERNIKIEAVERLAVEDQSVEIVERKGIGHPDSIADGIAENVSRALSNLYLDRVGKVLHYNTDETQLVAGESSPAYGGGEVIEPIYILLVGRATKKYDGKKLPVDAVALKAARDYLRENIPELEFGTDVIVDVKLGEGSGDLQDVFGEETAQIPMSNDTSFGVGHAPLTETESIVLDVERQLNGPYAERHPYLGPDVKVMGKREDDQIDITVAAAMVDSHIDTLAEYKDAVEHVRGYVSDVATKHTDRGVNVDVNTADDYDEGSIYLTVTGTSAEMGDDGSVGRGNRANGLITPNRPMSMEATSGKNPVNHIGKIYNLLSTDIAEAVVADVDGIRDLQVRLLSQIGRPIDEPHVADAKVVTDEGVELGDIEADVEAIIDEKLANVTNVTRRVIDGEMSTF; the protein is encoded by the coding sequence ATGACCGAGCGGAACATCAAAATCGAGGCGGTCGAGCGACTGGCCGTCGAAGACCAGAGCGTCGAAATCGTCGAGCGAAAGGGCATCGGCCACCCCGACTCTATCGCCGACGGCATCGCAGAGAACGTCTCCCGCGCCCTCTCGAACCTCTACCTCGACCGGGTCGGTAAAGTCCTCCACTACAACACCGACGAGACCCAACTCGTCGCCGGCGAGTCCTCGCCCGCCTACGGCGGCGGCGAGGTCATCGAACCCATCTACATCCTCCTCGTCGGGCGCGCGACCAAGAAGTACGACGGGAAGAAACTCCCCGTCGACGCCGTCGCCCTGAAGGCCGCCCGCGACTACCTCCGGGAGAACATCCCCGAACTGGAGTTCGGGACGGACGTCATCGTGGACGTGAAACTCGGCGAGGGGTCCGGCGACCTGCAGGACGTCTTCGGCGAGGAGACGGCCCAGATTCCGATGTCGAACGACACGTCGTTCGGCGTCGGCCACGCCCCCCTGACGGAGACCGAGAGCATCGTCCTCGACGTCGAACGGCAACTGAACGGGCCGTACGCCGAGCGGCACCCCTACCTCGGGCCGGACGTGAAGGTGATGGGCAAGCGCGAGGACGACCAGATAGACATCACCGTCGCCGCCGCGATGGTCGACAGCCACATCGACACGCTGGCGGAATACAAAGACGCCGTCGAACACGTCCGGGGCTACGTCTCCGACGTCGCCACCAAACACACCGACCGCGGGGTGAACGTGGACGTGAACACCGCCGACGACTACGACGAAGGGTCCATCTACCTCACCGTCACGGGCACGAGCGCAGAGATGGGCGACGACGGGTCCGTCGGGCGCGGCAACCGCGCGAACGGCCTCATCACGCCCAACCGCCCGATGAGCATGGAGGCGACGTCCGGGAAGAACCCCGTCAACCACATCGGGAAGATATACAACCTCCTCTCGACGGACATCGCCGAGGCCGTCGTCGCCGACGTGGACGGCATCCGCGACCTGCAGGTGCGTCTGCTCTCGCAGATCGGTCGCCCCATCGACGAACCGCACGTCGCCGACGCGAAAGTCGTCACCGACGAGGGCGTCGAACTCGGCGACATCGAGGCCGACGTCGAGGCCATCATCGACGAGAAACTCGCGAACGTGACGAACGTGACGCGCCGCGTCATCGACGGCGAGATGTCGACGTTCTAG